The following coding sequences are from one Primulina eburnea isolate SZY01 chromosome 15, ASM2296580v1, whole genome shotgun sequence window:
- the LOC140813784 gene encoding uncharacterized protein isoform X2, producing the protein MEKLFVQIFERKNRIIEQVKQQTEFYNQNLASKLLIEGITPPSWLWNPTGSSDSKELNKEEPMSKLLGPYTLASVGCSTEQYPLYNKPFISGANQGSPTVSATRDDADAGCSDNCAPQLDFSITSPKAQTTGGFSNISNPPDQSRARIQRSKPRQKALELRNSANAVAENALDHENISGSLSSRTRLSLSSSKHTGNENKLAELEKLCAFGSSCYVDLDLDEAACQNKDNGMDLYSGRITRSRSHVKILGSGRTSSEFGHSQNDRKDESFHGASTSKRSSVCRYSREVADYRNRILQSAGSSAAFGENDGDIRLDRSGSPSKEKGDVYSGKISSFKSFHRPQSCASVSWKADRFSNDAQRMVGTIMDFGDDLNKDHIDGSPVKKNTFDVGHVDRDSRGSILEGGKSYEESSNISEPVHCSEIPSCLGTLSRSSPRKKSAASDEVQNFSCCQTRPPRCETKDMLDEPGNVDFMVNNELVSRSLINHSVSSSSNGDEHIRVILSSNGAKHRRQLESLVAKDSIDSFVSEEIKQLDFNVIKEQNSKTFSSSFGKNRPDNSPKNMSDRDLLLNKEIPIHGYNHSLGGQSPEDSEVRKNVNAEKYVSLISENTTPKRPRDNIDGRNYQYSEVEDEANILMSKMVDTPTLPFRPVTLCWEQGNDTSAKQVIEEGSWSGERSAKSPEVSHATGSKDSRQSGFPKLADNSVEESHGFSSGQTEMANPMCVSVDKIEHFPAHESQILSRLTGEGQHADTPVEDNRSATNYRSAKHGEDLLLEGRFELVSIGSRPQLKRRKVEELQMNRLTSYPSSVEHVGSIQRDSPSRYSRDIEMDVNTDLTGSLDRKMSMDIEMDQNKDIDYINTDFFFHITRKLQAEKSPQSVDGQQSQCLVLSPKNEDLKFVAESMPVFERFDVETQADCGDLDFAADGVDLAELNLSRIAIERASIIEEMCRSASLDTPISHLSSALVNPFQSLPNGLLEHLDLKTSLPLNVNFNKQLDSGKSLVNDTGGALESLERGPYSVGLPYSGARYGWNSRIQHASPVGRERLSLHTGSSEKCSISNPELTCFPIEEDPCISEDNKRVDEIGDEVEEDTDSLLAHNCNMPHPLKDLTNMDLNQSVSTFARRDILRADTVDVSAKSNVGGTHDDIPWTPKNQSRYYNGMRENQRSSLGKSKRKSHQTLSIGCDGTKKAKVSIDGRVSKPTLSSKNILKKQEQNLSLRDSKRNNIVSNICSFIPLVQQTQAAAICAGKRDIKVKALEVAEAAKRLEEKKRNERNNRKEALKLERAKLEVENLRKMELEKKKKELERKKKDADAIAKKRSREEEERKEKEKKRMRLEAKDEQINSRKPCNEFKKEQNRGVVRGDSMASKKVVIEECVTPGDSFEAERALPTVERSPKNEDLIVQKRQEKSYEISPYQCSDDEDEEEEEEELPTKKYIPSWASKSSVALLLPLQRKMEPDLIFHPESFCSMDEVLLPRKLQQRQMDA; encoded by the exons ATGGAGAAGCTGTTCGTGCAGATCTTTGAGCGGAAGAATCGAATAATAGAACAAGTGAAGCAGCAGACGGAGTTTTATAACCAGAATCTGGCCTCTAAACTCCTAATTGAAGGAATCACTCCTCCGTCTTGGCTTTGGAACCCTACCGGCTCATCCGACTCTAAAG AACTCAACAAGGAAGAGCCGATGTCTAAACTTCTTGGCCCATATACACTAGCCTCAGTCGGGTGCTCCACTGAACAATACCCCTTGTACAACAAGCCATTCATCTCAGGAGCTAATCAAGGTAGTCCAACAGTTTCAGCCACCAGAGACGACGCAGATGCTGGTTGTTCCGATAATTGTGCTCCTCAGTTAGATTTTAGTATTACATCACCTAAGGCTCAGACAACTGGAGGGTTCTCGAATATTTCTAATCCACCGGATCAGTCTCGGGCTAGAATTCAGAGATCTAAGCCTAGACAAAAGGCTCTCGAGCTTCGTAACAGTGCAAATGCTGTAGCTGAGAATGCATTAGATCATGAAAACATCAGTGGTAGTCTTTCAAGCAGGACTAGATTGTCTCTTTCTTCTTCCAAGCATACGGGTAATGAAAATAAACTCGCAGAATTGGAAAAACTTTGTGCATTTGGCAGTTCATGTTATGTCGATTTGGATTTGGACGAAGCAGCTTGCCAAAACAAAGACAATGGCATGGATTTGTACTCTGGCAGAATTACGAGGTCTAGAAGCCATGTCAAAATTCTAGGTTCTGGCAGAACTTCATCAGAATTTGGCCACTCTCAAAATGATAGAAAAGATGAGTCATTTCATGGTGCTAGCACGAGTAAAAGGAGCTCTGTGTGTAGGTATAGTCGAGAGGTGGCCGATTATCGTAATAGGATACTGCAGTCAGCTGGATCTTCAGCTGCTTTTGGTGAAAATGATGGGGACATCAGATTGGATAGATCTGGTTCTCCGAGCAAAGAAAAGGGAGATGTTTATTCTGGAAAAATTTCTTCGTTTAAAAGCTTTCATAGGCCTCAAAGTTGTGCTAGTGTTTCATGGAAAGCAGATAGATTTTCAAATGATGCTCAGAGAATGGTTGGTACCATAATGGATTTTGGGGATGATTTAAATAAGGACCATATTGATGGATCCCCAGTTAAGAAGAATACTTTTGATGTTGGTCATGTAGATAGGGACAGCCGAGGATCAATTTTAGAAGGCGGCAAGAGTTACGAAGAGAGTAGCAATATATCTGAGCCTGTACATTGCTCTGAAATTCCGTCTTGTTTGGGTACACTGTCAAGATCCTCTCCTAGAAAGAAGTCTGCTGCAAGTGATGAAGTTCAGAATTTTTCATGTTGTCAAACTAGACCACCTCGATGTGAAACAAAAGATATGCTTGATGAGCCCGGAAATGTTGATTTTATGGTGAACAACGAGCTTGTTTCACGCAGTCTTATTAATCACTCTGTTAGTTCAAGTTCGAATGGTGATGAACATATAAGGGTTATTCTAAGTTCAAATGGTGCTAAACATAGAAGGCAGTTGGAATCTTTAGTGGCAAAGGATTCCATAGATAGTTTTGTGTCTGAGGAGATAAAGCAATTAGATTTTAATGTGATTAAAGAACAAAACTCGAAAACCTTCTCTTCTAGTTTTGGGAAGAATAGGCCTGATAACTCACCAAAAAACATGTCGGATCGTGATTTATTACTTAACAAGGAAATTCCTATCCACGGTTATAACCATTCTTTGGGTGGGCAGTCACCGGAGGATTCAGAGGTCCGAAAAAATGTTAACGCTGAAAAATACGTCTCTCTAATAAGTGAAAATACCACACCAAAGAGGCCTCGAGATAATATAGATGGCAGGAATTACCAATATTCTGAAGTTGAAGATGAGGCAAATATTTTGATGTCAAAAATGGTGGACACTCCTACTTTACCATTTCGTCCAGTGACACTATGTTGGGAACAAGGGAATGACACCTCGGCAAAGCAGGTCATTGAAGAG GGTAGTTGGAGTGGTGAACGCAGTGCTAAGAGCCCAGAAGTTTCACATGCTACTGGAAGCAAAGACAGCAGACAATCTGGTTTTCCCAAATTAGCCGATAACTCTGTTGAAGAGTCCCACGGGTTCTCAAGTGGACAAACGGAAATGGCAAATCCAATGTGTGTCTCTGTTGACAAAATAGAGCATTTTCCCGCACATGAATCTCAAATTTTATCACGCCTTACTGGGGAGGGTCAACATGCTGATACTCCTGTTGAAGATAATAGGTCAGCAACTAATTATAGAAGTGCCAAACATGGTGAGGACTTGTTACTTGAGGGTAGATTTGAACTTGTCAGCATTGGATCAAGGCCACAGTTGAAGAGAAGAAAGGTTGAAGAGCTACAAATGAACAGATTAACCTCTTATCCAAGCTCGGTGGAACATGTCGGCAGCATTCAACGAGATTCTCCAAGTAGATATTCGAGGGACATAGAAATGGATGTAAACACTGATTTGACAGGTTCATTAGATAGGAAGATGAGTATGGATATCGAAATGGACCAGAATAAGGATATAGATTATATAAATACAGATTTTTTTTTCCACATTACGAGAAAGCTTCAAGCAGAAAAATCTCCTCAGTCGGTGGATGGGCAGCAGTCACAATGTTTGGTTCTATCTCCAAAAAATGAAGACCTGAAATTTGTTGCTGAATCGATGCCTGTGTTTGAGAGGTTCGATGTAGAGACACAAGCTGATTGTGGCGACCTGGATTTTGCTGCTGATGGTGTTGATTTGGCTGAATTGAACCTTTCAAGGATTGCAATAGAACGCGCTAGCATTATAGAAGAAATGTGCAGATCGGCTAGCCTGGATACACCCATTTCTCATTTATCATCTGCTTTAGTAAACCCATTTCAGTCTTTACCAAATGGTCTTCTTGAGCACTTGGACTTGAAGACTAGTTTACCTTTAAATGTTAATTTCAACAAACAACTAGATTCTGGCAAGAGTCTTGTGAATGATACGGGAGGTGCTCTTGAAAGTCTTGAAAGGGGGCCATATTCTGTTGGCCTACCTTATTCTGGAGCACGATATGGTTGGAATTCAAGAATCCAACATGCATCTCCTGTTGGAAGGGAAAGGCTGTCATTACACACTGGAAGTTCAGAGAAGTGTTCAATTTCAAATCCAGAACTCACATGTTTCCCAATTGAGGAAGACCCTTGTATCAGCGAAGACAATAAAAGAGTAGATGAGATTGGAGATGAAGTCGAAGAAGACACTGATTCGTTATTGGCACACAATTGTAATATGCCACATCCGCTTAAGGATTTGACAAATATGGATCTAAATCAATCTGTATCAACTTTTGCACGGCGAGACATCTTGAGGGCAGATACTGTGGATGTCAGTGCAAAATCTAACGTTGGTGGGACTCATGATGATATCCCATGGACTCCGAAAAATCAGTCTAGGTATTACAATGGGATGAGGGAAAATCAAAGATCCTCTTTGGGGAAATCCAAGAGAAAGAGTCACCAGACTTTATCAATTGGTTGTGATGGAACCAAGAAGGCTAAAGTATCAATTGATGGAAGGGTCAGCAAACCAACTTTATCAAGTAAAAACATTTTGAAGAAACAGGAGCAAAATCTTTCATTGAGGGATTCTAAGAGGAATAACATTgtttcaaatatttgttcattTATACCACTGGTACAACAGACACAAGCTGCTGCTATATGTGCAG GAAAAAGAGACATCAAGGTGAAAGCCCTGGAGGTTGCTGAGGCTGCAAAACgtctagaagaaaaaaaaaggaatgAACGTAATAATAGGAAGGAAGCTTTGAAGCTTGAACGTGCAAAATTGGAGGTAGAAAATTTGAGAAAAATGGAACTtgagaagaaaaagaaagaatTGGAACGCAAGAAAAAAGATGCTGATGCCATTGCAAAGAAAAGGTCGAGAGAGGAAGAAGAGAGAAAGGAAAAGGAGAAGAAAAGAATGCGGTTAGAAGCAAAG GATGAGCAAATCAACAGCAGGAAGCCTTGCAATGAGTTTAAGAAGGAGCAAAACCGTGGAGTCGTGAGAGGGGACAGCATGGCTTCAAAAAAAGTAGTCATTGAAGAATGTGTTACTCCTGGTGATTCTTTTGAAGCTGAAAGG GCACTGCCCACAGTCGAGAGATCACCCAAAAACGAGGACTTGATAGTTCAGAAAAGGCAAGAAAAATCATATGAGATCTCTCCATATCAATGTTCAGACGAcgaagatgaagaagaagaagaagaagagttACCCACCAAGAAGTACATTCCATCATGGGCCAG TAAAAGCTCCGTGGCTCTGCTTTTACCCTTGCAGCGAAAAATGGAACCTGATTTGATATTTCATCCTGAAAGCTTTTGCAGCATGGATGAAG TTCTCCTTCCTCGCAAGCTACAGCAGAGACAGATGGATGCATAA
- the LOC140814898 gene encoding early nodulin-like protein 21 — translation MASTASRSAFLLFPIILFTASVPHLVSSFQFEVGEEGGWKIPTGEEPETYNEWAAENRFQIGDTLHFKYQNDSVLVVSSADYLNCNTANPISVFKDGSSVFQFDRSGFYYFMSGKPGHCKSGQRLIIRVMHPSEIGVPSSAPAPAPAPADGADGGGSDYLDWGPPAGVNSGIIKLDVVSFSTIGLCGLLYLFI, via the exons ATGGCTTCTACAGCTTCAAGATCAGCTTTTCTTCTGTTTCCCATCATCCTTTTTACAGCCTCAGTCCCGCATTTGGTTTCGAGTTTCCAGTTCGAAGTTGGAGAAGAGGGAGGCTGGAAAATACCGACTGGGGAAGAACCTGAGACGTATAATGAATGGGCTGCCGAAAACAGATTCCAGATTGGTGATACACTTC ATTTCAAGTACCAGAATGACTCGGTGCTGGTGGTGAGCTCTGCTGATTACTTGAACTGCAACACTGCAAACCCCATCTCGGTATTCAAAGACGGAAGCTCGGTTTTCCAGTTTGATCGTTCGGGTTTTTACTATTTCATGAGTGGGAAGCCGGGTCACTGCAAATCAGGCCAAAGGCTTATCATTCGAGTGATGCATCCTTCTGAGATAGGAGTTCCATCCTCTGCTCCGGCTCCGGCTCCGGCTCCGGCTGATGGTGCAGATGGAGGAGGTTCGGATTATCTGGATTGGGGGCCTCCTGCTGGAGTAAATTCTGGGATCATCAAACTTGATGTTGTTTCCTTCTCCACGATTGGATTATGTGGTTTACTTTACTTATTTATATAG
- the LOC140814055 gene encoding protein NOI4-like, giving the protein MIDPLILGVMLFEDILILTYDESSPVFGDWEKGRPLPKFGEWDVNDPASAEGFTVIFNKARDEKKTGGKPESPTKMDINARHGVEPLKPQGKKWFCCM; this is encoded by the exons ATGATCGATCCCTTGATTTTGGGGGTTATGCTTTTTGAAGATATATTGATTTTGACCTATGATGAAAGCAGTCCCGTTTTTGGTGATTGG GAGAAGGGTCGGCCATTGCCAAAGTTTGGTGAATGGGATGTTAATGACCCGGCTTCAGCAGAGGGTTTTACTGTAATATTTAACAAAGCCAGGGATGAGAAGAAGACTGGTGGGAAGCCAGAGTCTCCTACAAAGATGGATATAAATGCAAGGCATGGAGTGGAACCTTTAAAACCTCAGGGT AAAAAATGGTTTTGCTGCATGTAG
- the LOC140814150 gene encoding transmembrane emp24 domain-containing protein p24beta2-like codes for MKHLTAAAAALAVILVNFSGAMGVRFVIDREECLSHKVEYGDTVHLSFVVIKSDGSWRYSEDGVDLVVKGPNGEQVHDIRDKTSDKHEFVAYNQGVYRFCFTSKSPYHETIDFDVHASHFLYHDEHAKDEHFKPLFEHIGKLEGALYNVQFEQHWLQAQNHRQAIVNEKMGRGAVHKALFESAVLVGSSFLQVYIMRRLFEKRLGTSRV; via the exons ATGAAGCACCTGACGGCAGCTGCGGCGGCGCTGGCGGTTATTCTGGTGAATTTCAGCGGTGCAATGGGGGTTAGATTTGTGATAGACAGAGAGGAATGCTTATCTCACAAGGTGGAGTATGGGGACACGGTGCACTTGTCTTTTGTGGTGATTAAATCAGACGGCTCTTGGCGTTACAGCGAGGATGGCGTTGATCTTGTG GTGAAGGGACCAAATGGTGAACAAGTCCATGATATTCGAGACAAGACGAGTGACAAGCATGAGTTTGTGGCTTATAATCAAGGAGTTTATCGCTTTTGTTTCACGAGCAAATCTCCTTATCATGAAACCATAGACTTCGACGTGCACGCCAGCCATTTCTTGTACCATGATGAGCATGCTAAAGATG AACATTTCAAGCCTCTATTTGAACATATTGGGAAGTTGGAGGGAGCCTTGTACAATGTTCAGTTTGAGCAGCATTGGTTGCAGGCACAGAATCATCGTCAGGCAATTG TGAACGAGAAAATGGGGAGAGGAGCAGTTCACAAAGCTTTATTTGAATCAGCAGTTTTGGTTGGATCTAGCTTTTTGCAAGTCTACATTATGCGTCGTCTGTTCGAGAAAAGGCTCGGGACGTCTAGAGTTTAG
- the LOC140813784 gene encoding uncharacterized protein isoform X1 → MEKLFVQIFERKNRIIEQVKQQTEFYNQNLASKLLIEGITPPSWLWNPTGSSDSKELNKEEPMSKLLGPYTLASVGCSTEQYPLYNKPFISGANQGSPTVSATRDDADAGCSDNCAPQLDFSITSPKAQTTGGFSNISNPPDQSRARIQRSKPRQKALELRNSANAVAENALDHENISGSLSSRTRLSLSSSKHTGNENKLAELEKLCAFGSSCYVDLDLDEAACQNKDNGMDLYSGRITRSRSHVKILGSGRTSSEFGHSQNDRKDESFHGASTSKRSSVCRYSREVADYRNRILQSAGSSAAFGENDGDIRLDRSGSPSKEKGDVYSGKISSFKSFHRPQSCASVSWKADRFSNDAQRMVGTIMDFGDDLNKDHIDGSPVKKNTFDVGHVDRDSRGSILEGGKSYEESSNISEPVHCSEIPSCLGTLSRSSPRKKSAASDEVQNFSCCQTRPPRCETKDMLDEPGNVDFMVNNELVSRSLINHSVSSSSNGDEHIRVILSSNGAKHRRQLESLVAKDSIDSFVSEEIKQLDFNVIKEQNSKTFSSSFGKNRPDNSPKNMSDRDLLLNKEIPIHGYNHSLGGQSPEDSEVRKNVNAEKYVSLISENTTPKRPRDNIDGRNYQYSEVEDEANILMSKMVDTPTLPFRPVTLCWEQGNDTSAKQVIEEGSWSGERSAKSPEVSHATGSKDSRQSGFPKLADNSVEESHGFSSGQTEMANPMCVSVDKIEHFPAHESQILSRLTGEGQHADTPVEDNRSATNYRSAKHGEDLLLEGRFELVSIGSRPQLKRRKVEELQMNRLTSYPSSVEHVGSIQRDSPSRYSRDIEMDVNTDLTGSLDRKMSMDIEMDQNKDIDYINTDFFFHITRKLQAEKSPQSVDGQQSQCLVLSPKNEDLKFVAESMPVFERFDVETQADCGDLDFAADGVDLAELNLSRIAIERASIIEEMCRSASLDTPISHLSSALVNPFQSLPNGLLEHLDLKTSLPLNVNFNKQLDSGKSLVNDTGGALESLERGPYSVGLPYSGARYGWNSRIQHASPVGRERLSLHTGSSEKCSISNPELTCFPIEEDPCISEDNKRVDEIGDEVEEDTDSLLAHNCNMPHPLKDLTNMDLNQSVSTFARRDILRADTVDVSAKSNVGGTHDDIPWTPKNQSRYYNGMRENQRSSLGKSKRKSHQTLSIGCDGTKKAKVSIDGRVSKPTLSSKNILKKQEQNLSLRDSKRNNIVSNICSFIPLVQQTQAAAICAGKRDIKVKALEVAEAAKRLEEKKRNERNNRKEALKLERAKLEVENLRKMELEKKKKELERKKKDADAIAKKRSREEEERKEKEKKRMRLEAKVRQREQEERGRVEKADKEKRHTKDEQINSRKPCNEFKKEQNRGVVRGDSMASKKVVIEECVTPGDSFEAERALPTVERSPKNEDLIVQKRQEKSYEISPYQCSDDEDEEEEEEELPTKKYIPSWASKSSVALLLPLQRKMEPDLIFHPESFCSMDEVLLPRKLQQRQMDA, encoded by the exons ATGGAGAAGCTGTTCGTGCAGATCTTTGAGCGGAAGAATCGAATAATAGAACAAGTGAAGCAGCAGACGGAGTTTTATAACCAGAATCTGGCCTCTAAACTCCTAATTGAAGGAATCACTCCTCCGTCTTGGCTTTGGAACCCTACCGGCTCATCCGACTCTAAAG AACTCAACAAGGAAGAGCCGATGTCTAAACTTCTTGGCCCATATACACTAGCCTCAGTCGGGTGCTCCACTGAACAATACCCCTTGTACAACAAGCCATTCATCTCAGGAGCTAATCAAGGTAGTCCAACAGTTTCAGCCACCAGAGACGACGCAGATGCTGGTTGTTCCGATAATTGTGCTCCTCAGTTAGATTTTAGTATTACATCACCTAAGGCTCAGACAACTGGAGGGTTCTCGAATATTTCTAATCCACCGGATCAGTCTCGGGCTAGAATTCAGAGATCTAAGCCTAGACAAAAGGCTCTCGAGCTTCGTAACAGTGCAAATGCTGTAGCTGAGAATGCATTAGATCATGAAAACATCAGTGGTAGTCTTTCAAGCAGGACTAGATTGTCTCTTTCTTCTTCCAAGCATACGGGTAATGAAAATAAACTCGCAGAATTGGAAAAACTTTGTGCATTTGGCAGTTCATGTTATGTCGATTTGGATTTGGACGAAGCAGCTTGCCAAAACAAAGACAATGGCATGGATTTGTACTCTGGCAGAATTACGAGGTCTAGAAGCCATGTCAAAATTCTAGGTTCTGGCAGAACTTCATCAGAATTTGGCCACTCTCAAAATGATAGAAAAGATGAGTCATTTCATGGTGCTAGCACGAGTAAAAGGAGCTCTGTGTGTAGGTATAGTCGAGAGGTGGCCGATTATCGTAATAGGATACTGCAGTCAGCTGGATCTTCAGCTGCTTTTGGTGAAAATGATGGGGACATCAGATTGGATAGATCTGGTTCTCCGAGCAAAGAAAAGGGAGATGTTTATTCTGGAAAAATTTCTTCGTTTAAAAGCTTTCATAGGCCTCAAAGTTGTGCTAGTGTTTCATGGAAAGCAGATAGATTTTCAAATGATGCTCAGAGAATGGTTGGTACCATAATGGATTTTGGGGATGATTTAAATAAGGACCATATTGATGGATCCCCAGTTAAGAAGAATACTTTTGATGTTGGTCATGTAGATAGGGACAGCCGAGGATCAATTTTAGAAGGCGGCAAGAGTTACGAAGAGAGTAGCAATATATCTGAGCCTGTACATTGCTCTGAAATTCCGTCTTGTTTGGGTACACTGTCAAGATCCTCTCCTAGAAAGAAGTCTGCTGCAAGTGATGAAGTTCAGAATTTTTCATGTTGTCAAACTAGACCACCTCGATGTGAAACAAAAGATATGCTTGATGAGCCCGGAAATGTTGATTTTATGGTGAACAACGAGCTTGTTTCACGCAGTCTTATTAATCACTCTGTTAGTTCAAGTTCGAATGGTGATGAACATATAAGGGTTATTCTAAGTTCAAATGGTGCTAAACATAGAAGGCAGTTGGAATCTTTAGTGGCAAAGGATTCCATAGATAGTTTTGTGTCTGAGGAGATAAAGCAATTAGATTTTAATGTGATTAAAGAACAAAACTCGAAAACCTTCTCTTCTAGTTTTGGGAAGAATAGGCCTGATAACTCACCAAAAAACATGTCGGATCGTGATTTATTACTTAACAAGGAAATTCCTATCCACGGTTATAACCATTCTTTGGGTGGGCAGTCACCGGAGGATTCAGAGGTCCGAAAAAATGTTAACGCTGAAAAATACGTCTCTCTAATAAGTGAAAATACCACACCAAAGAGGCCTCGAGATAATATAGATGGCAGGAATTACCAATATTCTGAAGTTGAAGATGAGGCAAATATTTTGATGTCAAAAATGGTGGACACTCCTACTTTACCATTTCGTCCAGTGACACTATGTTGGGAACAAGGGAATGACACCTCGGCAAAGCAGGTCATTGAAGAG GGTAGTTGGAGTGGTGAACGCAGTGCTAAGAGCCCAGAAGTTTCACATGCTACTGGAAGCAAAGACAGCAGACAATCTGGTTTTCCCAAATTAGCCGATAACTCTGTTGAAGAGTCCCACGGGTTCTCAAGTGGACAAACGGAAATGGCAAATCCAATGTGTGTCTCTGTTGACAAAATAGAGCATTTTCCCGCACATGAATCTCAAATTTTATCACGCCTTACTGGGGAGGGTCAACATGCTGATACTCCTGTTGAAGATAATAGGTCAGCAACTAATTATAGAAGTGCCAAACATGGTGAGGACTTGTTACTTGAGGGTAGATTTGAACTTGTCAGCATTGGATCAAGGCCACAGTTGAAGAGAAGAAAGGTTGAAGAGCTACAAATGAACAGATTAACCTCTTATCCAAGCTCGGTGGAACATGTCGGCAGCATTCAACGAGATTCTCCAAGTAGATATTCGAGGGACATAGAAATGGATGTAAACACTGATTTGACAGGTTCATTAGATAGGAAGATGAGTATGGATATCGAAATGGACCAGAATAAGGATATAGATTATATAAATACAGATTTTTTTTTCCACATTACGAGAAAGCTTCAAGCAGAAAAATCTCCTCAGTCGGTGGATGGGCAGCAGTCACAATGTTTGGTTCTATCTCCAAAAAATGAAGACCTGAAATTTGTTGCTGAATCGATGCCTGTGTTTGAGAGGTTCGATGTAGAGACACAAGCTGATTGTGGCGACCTGGATTTTGCTGCTGATGGTGTTGATTTGGCTGAATTGAACCTTTCAAGGATTGCAATAGAACGCGCTAGCATTATAGAAGAAATGTGCAGATCGGCTAGCCTGGATACACCCATTTCTCATTTATCATCTGCTTTAGTAAACCCATTTCAGTCTTTACCAAATGGTCTTCTTGAGCACTTGGACTTGAAGACTAGTTTACCTTTAAATGTTAATTTCAACAAACAACTAGATTCTGGCAAGAGTCTTGTGAATGATACGGGAGGTGCTCTTGAAAGTCTTGAAAGGGGGCCATATTCTGTTGGCCTACCTTATTCTGGAGCACGATATGGTTGGAATTCAAGAATCCAACATGCATCTCCTGTTGGAAGGGAAAGGCTGTCATTACACACTGGAAGTTCAGAGAAGTGTTCAATTTCAAATCCAGAACTCACATGTTTCCCAATTGAGGAAGACCCTTGTATCAGCGAAGACAATAAAAGAGTAGATGAGATTGGAGATGAAGTCGAAGAAGACACTGATTCGTTATTGGCACACAATTGTAATATGCCACATCCGCTTAAGGATTTGACAAATATGGATCTAAATCAATCTGTATCAACTTTTGCACGGCGAGACATCTTGAGGGCAGATACTGTGGATGTCAGTGCAAAATCTAACGTTGGTGGGACTCATGATGATATCCCATGGACTCCGAAAAATCAGTCTAGGTATTACAATGGGATGAGGGAAAATCAAAGATCCTCTTTGGGGAAATCCAAGAGAAAGAGTCACCAGACTTTATCAATTGGTTGTGATGGAACCAAGAAGGCTAAAGTATCAATTGATGGAAGGGTCAGCAAACCAACTTTATCAAGTAAAAACATTTTGAAGAAACAGGAGCAAAATCTTTCATTGAGGGATTCTAAGAGGAATAACATTgtttcaaatatttgttcattTATACCACTGGTACAACAGACACAAGCTGCTGCTATATGTGCAG GAAAAAGAGACATCAAGGTGAAAGCCCTGGAGGTTGCTGAGGCTGCAAAACgtctagaagaaaaaaaaaggaatgAACGTAATAATAGGAAGGAAGCTTTGAAGCTTGAACGTGCAAAATTGGAGGTAGAAAATTTGAGAAAAATGGAACTtgagaagaaaaagaaagaatTGGAACGCAAGAAAAAAGATGCTGATGCCATTGCAAAGAAAAGGTCGAGAGAGGAAGAAGAGAGAAAGGAAAAGGAGAAGAAAAGAATGCGGTTAGAAGCAAAGGTACGTCAGAGGGAACAAGAAGAAAGAGGACGGGTTGAGAAAGCTGACAAAGAAAAACGGCATACCAAA GATGAGCAAATCAACAGCAGGAAGCCTTGCAATGAGTTTAAGAAGGAGCAAAACCGTGGAGTCGTGAGAGGGGACAGCATGGCTTCAAAAAAAGTAGTCATTGAAGAATGTGTTACTCCTGGTGATTCTTTTGAAGCTGAAAGG GCACTGCCCACAGTCGAGAGATCACCCAAAAACGAGGACTTGATAGTTCAGAAAAGGCAAGAAAAATCATATGAGATCTCTCCATATCAATGTTCAGACGAcgaagatgaagaagaagaagaagaagagttACCCACCAAGAAGTACATTCCATCATGGGCCAG TAAAAGCTCCGTGGCTCTGCTTTTACCCTTGCAGCGAAAAATGGAACCTGATTTGATATTTCATCCTGAAAGCTTTTGCAGCATGGATGAAG TTCTCCTTCCTCGCAAGCTACAGCAGAGACAGATGGATGCATAA